The Cetobacterium sp. 8H DNA window TCTTTTGACGCTGGAATAAAAACTGTTTCTATCTCTCTATCAGAAATATCAAAATTTCCATAAGCTAATGACAGCTCATATTCGTAGTCCACTACAGCTCTAAGTCCTCTTATTATATATTTACACTCTCTTTGTTTCATGTAATCAGCTAACAATCCACTATATTCGATAACTTCCACATTTGGAATATCCTCTAAACTCTTCTCCACCATATTTTTTCTTTCATCTAAAGTGAATAAAGTTTTTTTAGAAGCATTATTTAAAACTGCAACAATTAATCTATCGCACATTTTACTAGCTCTTTTTATAATATCTTTATGCCCTTTAGTTATAGGGTCAAACGTTCCAGAATATAAGGCTAATCTCACTTTTCCACCTATCTTTCCATCAATATTTCGTAATCTTTTACTATCTCTTTTCCTTGAGCTAAAATTTCTATTGTTTTTCCATGCTGAGCTAATAAAGATTTTATAAAATCTAAATATATCTTTTCTATTTTTTCTTTTACAGAATTTTTTGTGATTATTTTTATCTTTCTAATATCTTTTTCTTCAACTACTTCTCTTAACTCTTTTATAATATTTTCTACAATAGCTCTGCTACCCTTAACTTTTCCAGTCCCTTTACACATAGGGCACTCATCTTGAAAGTAATAACTCAATGGTTTCCCTATTCTTTTTCTAGTCATTTCAACTAATCCTAAGTCTGTAAAATGGATAATATTTGTTTTTACTCTATCTTTCTCTAAATTCTCATCAAGAACTTTTAATACCTTTTCCTTGTCCTCTTCAACTTTCATGTCTATAAAATCAATTATTATTATTCCACTTAAATTTCTTATACGAAGTTGTCTGGCTATTTCCTCGGCAGCTTCCATGTTAGTTTTTACAACTGTTTCTTCTAAATTCATACTACCTATATTTTTTCCAGTGTTTACATCTATACTAACTAGTGCTTCTGTCTTTTGAATAACTATCGATCCACCACAATCTAGCCACACTGTTTCTTCTAATGAATTTTCTATCTCTTGTTGTATTCCATAGTTATCAAATATATCTTTTTTATCACTATATAACTTTATTTTTGTTTTTAATTTCCCATCACTAAAAGCCATAGTATAATCTATTATTTCCCAATAGACATTCTCATCATCCACAATTATTTCATCTATTTCATTATTTATGATATCTCTTAAAACTTTGCTGACAATTCCATTATCTTTATATAAAAGTTCGCCTACTTTAGCTTTTTTTATCTTTACTTCAATCTCTTCCCATTTTTTTATTAAGTATTGTAACTCTTTTTCAAAATGGTATATACTCTTACCTTCAGCGGCAGTCCTAATAATAACTCCCATTCCTTCAGGTACTATCTCAGAAAAAATTTTTTCTAGTCTTTCTCTTTCAATATCATCTTTTATTTTTTTTGATATTGCTATATGTGTATTGTTTGGCATAAGTACCAAAAATTTTCCAGGTATTGTATAGTGAGTTGTTACTCTTGCACCCTTGCTTCCTCTTGGATCACTTAAAACTTGAACTACAACATCGTCCCCAACAGTTAATAAGTCCTCAATTGGCTTTACACTATTTGCTATTCCTGTTAGATACTTTTCCTCAAAGTCTCTTAAATCTTTCACATATAAAAACCCATTTTTTTCTAATCCTATTTTTACAAAAGCTGATTCCATACCAGGCAAAACATTTGCAACTTTACCTTTATATATATTTCCGTTTAAAGTTCCCTCTCCTGCTCTTTCAATATGAACTTCCATTACTTTCCCATTCTCTAATATTGCTGCTCTAGTTTTAAATTTATTCGTATTTATTATTATCTGGTTCATCTATCTCTCCCCTAAGAACCTGTTTCCATAAATAGTTTTTTCCATTTACCATAATTGCGTCTAAACTTAATGAGTTGTTTATCTTTATAGTTAATCTCTTTCCAAACCTCACTCTATTAATTTTTTTATTTCCTACAACTTTGGAAACATTCTTTTCGTTGATTTCTATACTAATTTCACCATCTAAAGAATCAATTTTTTTAAGAAAATCATAATATATCTCTCCTACAACTAGCTCTCTAAAAGCTGGATGGAAAGGTCCCCCAAGTACATTTTCATTATCATTTAATTCTTCTGTCGGCTGAAGTCCAACTCTTACAATATTTATATCATAATATTCTAATAACGAATATATTTTTTTACACCTTTGAACGGCTTCTTCTATAGAGAGTGGTATATAGCTACCTTTTTTAAACATCTCTGCCATCTCAGTCTCTTTTATAACAAGAGTTGGATATATTCTTGCTATATCTGGCTTTATTTCCACTGTTTTTAATGCACTCATATAATCGCTTTCTTCAGTTGCACCAGGAAGTCCTAGCATCAACTGTATTCCTAGCTCTATTTTTGCATCTTTTATTAGTTTTGAAGCACTATAAACTTTCTCTAAAGGATAAAATCTATGTGTCTTTTTCAAAACGTTTTCATCTAAAGATTGTACTCCTAATTCTACTGTTGTTACTCCGTAGCTTACAAGCATATCAACTATTTTTTTATCTATATAATCAGGTCTTGTTGAAAGTCTTATCCCATCAATTAATCCCTTTTTTATATATTCATGAACTGTTGATAAATATTGTTTTTGTAAGTCAAAAGAAATTCCTGTAAAAGTTCCACCAAAAAAAGCCACCTCTTTCTTGGATTTTTTTGGAAGAGTTTTTAAGTATGTTTCTATAATGTTTTTAACATCTTCTAAACTTACATCTGTTTCTCTACCATTTATTTTTTTTTGATTACAAAACACACAATCATTTGGGCATCCAAAATGACTTATAAATATTGGAATATTATAGTGTTTCATAGAGTTTAACTCCTAGTTTTTTACAGATATCTTTGGCTGCTGACTGTTCGGCACCTTTTTTATTTTTTCCTTTTCCATAACCTTTTAAATCATCTTTTATCACAGCAACAACTTCAAATATTTTTAGATGATCAGGACCATTTTCACTTATAACTTGATAAGTTGGAATAATTTTATACTCTTTTTGACTATACTCTTGTAAGATTGTTTTGAAGTCTAAAATATCTTCATTCTCGTTTATATGTTCTATTGGATGCTTTAAATACTCCATTGCAATATTTTTTACAGTCATGAAATCTGAATCTAAATATATAGCTCCTAGTATCGCTTCAAAAACGTCTCCTAGTATTGAGTTTCTTTCTCTTCCACCAGTTAATTCCTCACCTTTACTTAACATTAAATACTGTCCGAAGCCTAAACCTTTTGATATCTTTGCAAGTACAGGTTCACTAACTACCATAGCTTTTAGTTTTGCTAAATCTCCTTCTAATGCGTTGGGATAGCTTTTATATAGATACTCGGTAACAATTAGATCTAGAACTGCGTCACCTAGCAGCTCTAGTCTTTCATTGTTTAACTTTTTATATCTTATATGTTCATTACCAAAAGATCTATGGATAAGTGCATTTTTCAATAAGTCTTTATTTTTAAATACATAACCTATTTTTTTTTCTAATTCTAGATATGATTTTTTCACTTATCTCTCCCTTAAATCTTATTTATATTTTCTCATTGCTATAACAGCGTTGTGTCCACCAAATCCTAATGAACTTGACATTCCTACTTCTATATCTCTTTCAACTGTAACATTTGGAGTATAGTTTAAATCTAAGTTTTCATCTGGATTATCCTGATTTATTGTTGGTGGTATTACTCCTTCAGCTATTGAAAGTGCTAATAAAACTCCTTCAATTCCTCCTGCTGCCCCAAGACCGTGTCCTGTTGCTCCTTTTGTTGAAGATATGTTCATTTTATAAGCCGAATCACCAAAAGCTACTTTTATAGCTGCAGTTTCGTTTCTATCGTTTGCAGGTGTTGAAGTTCCGTGTGCATTTATGTATCCTACTTCTTCAGGCTTTATATTTCCCTCTTCCATAGCCATCTCAAATGCTCTTACTGCTCCTTCTCCACCTTCTGCTGGAGATGTTATATGATATGCATCACAAGTTTCACCATATCCTACAACTTCAGCATATATTTTAGCTCCTCTTGCTTTAGCAGACTCAAGCTCTTCTAATATTAAGATTCCAGCTCCTTCTCCCATTACAAACCCGTCTCTATCAGCAGTGAAAGGTCTTGATGCCTTCTGCGGATCATCATTTCTTGTAGATAAAGCTTTCATATTAGCAAAAGCATTTATAGCGAACTTTGTTATACAAGCTTCTGTTCCACCTGCTATCATAGCATCTGTTCTACCTGATTTGATCATCTCATAAGAATCTCCTATTGAGTGTGTTCCTGCAGCACATGCTGTTACAACGGCTTTATTTGGCCCTTTTGCTCCAAAATATATCCCTACATTTCCAGATGCCATATTATTTATCATAGCTGGTATAGTAAATGGAGATATTCTTCTAGCTCCCTTTTCTAACATGTTTTGATACTGCTCTTCAAATACCTCAATTCCACCTATTCCTGAAGAAACTATTGTTCCAACTTTTGTAGCATTTGTTTCGTCAATAACAAGACCTGAATCCTCTAATGCCATTTTTGTAGCTGCTATTGCAAACTGTGTATTTCTAGCTAATTTTTTAACTTCTTTCTTTTCTATTCCAAACTCTGTAGGATCAAAATCAGTAACTTCTCCTGCTATTTTTACAGCACTATCTGTCGTGTCAAAAGATTTTATTTCTTTTATTCCACACTCTCCAGCTTTTATAGCTTCCCAAGATTTTTTTGTCCCAGTTCCTAGCGAAGTTATTAAACCTACTCCCGTTACAACTACTCTTCTCATTATATATTCACCTCTTTTATTTTTCCAAAAAATATAACTAAAGGGGTACTTTCATACCCCTTTGATTTTATCTTACTTATTTGACTCAATGTAGTCTACAACATCTTTTACAGTTTTTATTTTTTCTGCATCTGTATCAGGTATTTCGATATCGAACTCTTCTTCAAAAGCCATTATTAACTCAACTGTATCTAATGAATCTGCTCCTAAATCCTCTACGAAATTTGACTCTAAAGTTACTTGATCAGCGTCTACTCCTAATTGCTCTACAACTATTTCTCTTATTTTATCTAACATTTGTTTTCCTCCTAAATATTTTAATAATTTATATAAATATATTAGCAAATTTAATATATTTTTTCAAGTTTTATCACTCAGATTAATCTAAATCTGTAAGTTTTTCTATATTTACAACTTCTAACTCTTTATCTATCTTTTTGATTAACCCATTTAATACTTTTCCTGGTCCAATCTCATAAATTTTAGTTACACCAGCTTCTTTCAAAGTATTTATTGTATCTACCCACTTAACTGGTCCAAAGCTTTGTCTATATAGCTCTTCTTTTAATGAATCTACATCTGTTATTTCTTTTGCAGTTGTATTTCCTATTAGAGGTGTTGTTGCTGAGTTGAAATTAAACTCTTCTAAGGCAGTTTTTAATATCTCACCTGCTGGTTTCATCAGTGATGAGTGGAATGGTCCTGATACCGCTAATTCCATAGCTCTTCTTGCTCCAGCTTCTTTAAGAGTTATACAAGCTTTCCCTATCGCTTCCTTTTCTCCTGCTATAACAGTTTGCTTTGGCTCATTGAAATTAACTGCCTCTACAATACCATCTACATTTTTTAACGCCTCTTCAATCTTATCAGATTCTAAACCTATTATTGCAGCCATTGAACCTTCAACTTGAGCTGAAACCTCACTCATAGCTTTTCCTCTTAAAGATGTTAATTTAACTGCATCTTCTACAGTTAAAAAACCTGCTGACCCTACCGCTGCATATTCTCCAACAGAGTGCCCTGCCACATAATTTGGAACTATACCTTTTTCTCTTAAAAGTTTTTCTAAAACTAAGCTCATTGCAACTATTGCTGGCTGAGTATTTTTAGTATCTTTAAGCTCCTCTTCAGACCCTTCAAACATTACAGCTTTAAGATCCATATCTAGATTAGAAAATATTTTATCAAACTCTTTTCTAGCAATTTCATTATTTTCATAAAGTTCTTTTCCCATTCCAACATATTGAGTTCCTTGGCCTGGAAAAACAAAAGCTATTTTACTCATATTAACTCCTTCTATAAATAACATGTGTTTTTTAATATAACATAATATTTTTTAGCTGTCAATTTTTTTTATTTAGTAACTCCATTTAATAATCATTGAAGCATAAGTAAGACCCGCTCCAAATCCAGTTAATGCTATCGTGTCACCTTTTTTAACTAGACCTTTTTCAAGGGCTTCTCCAAGAGCAATTCCTATTGATGCAGACGATGTATTTCCATATCTGTTTAAATTTAAATAGAACTTCTCCATAGGAATTCCTAATCTTTTTGATGCCGCTTCTATTATTCTAACATTTGCTTGATGAGGGAATACCATATCTATATCATCCGCTGTTAAATTAGCTCCATTTAAAGCCTCTAAAGTAGCCTTTGGTAATGCTTTTACAGCAAATTTAAATACATCTTGCCCCTTCATTTGTAAGAAGTTTAATCTTTCATCTAAAACCTTTTGACTCAGTGGAAGTCTTGTTCCTCCTGCAGGAGTTCTAAGAGATCCTTTAACGTCTGCTTCCGCTCCTAGGAATTGAGATAATATTCCTTCTCCAGCTTCAACTTCAGATACTACTGCTGCTGCTGCTCCATCTCCGAATAGAACACAAGTATTTCTATCTTGCATATCTACACATTTAGATAGAACTTCTGCTCCTATAACTAAGACATTTTTATTCATTCCAGATGAGATTAGTGCTTTAGCCATAGTTAAAGCATATACAAAACCACTACACGCTGCATTTACATCTACTGCTGCTGCGTTTACAGCTCCTATTAACTCTTGTACAACACAAGCTGTACTTTGAATAGGGTAATCTGGCGTTGTTGTCGCTAAAATTATCATATCTATATCTTCTGCTGTTAAGCCTGCTTTTTCAAGAGCCTTTATTGAAGCTGCCGCTCCTAAATCAGATGTTGCTTGAGTCTCATCAGCAAATCTTCTTTCCTCTATTCCAGTTCTAGTTCTAATCCACTCATCCGATGTATCTATAATTTTTTCAAAATCAAAATTTGTCATTATTCTTTCTGGAACATAAGTTCCTAATCCAATTATTCCTACATTTTTAAGCTTCATTACTTCCTCCTTGATCTTGTTTCATAACCTCAGTTAACTTTTCAATAAATTTATCTTCAGCAAATTTATTTGCAACTTTTATTGCATTTTTAATACCATTAGCTGTTGAATTTCCATGTGCTTTTATTGATATACCATTTATTCCTAAAAATAAAGCTCCTCCATACTCTGAAGAGTCCAATTTATTTTTCAAACTTTTAAAAACAGGCTTTAAAAATAAAGCTCCTATTTTTCCTAAAAAACTTTTCATAATCTCTTCTTTTAAAAGTGTAAATATATATTTAGATACCCCTTCTGCAGTCTTTAACACCATGTTTCCTGTAAAACCATCCGTTACAACTACGTCTACATCTATATCCATTATATCTCTGCTTTCAATATTTCCTATAAAATTAATCTTATCATTTGCCTTTAAAAGCTCAAAAGATTCTCTTGTTAGTTCGTTTCCTTTTCCTTCTTCCGTTCCTATATTTAAAAGCCCAACTTTAGGATTTTTAACTCCGAATAGCTCCTCAAAATAAAGTGAGCCCATTACTGCAAATTGGTCTATAAACTCTGGTCTAGAGTCCGAATTAGCTCCCACATCCATTAGAACAATATCTCTTTTTTTAGCTGGAAATATTGTAGTTATTGCAGGTCTTAAAACACCTTTTATTCTTCTTAATTTAAGCTGACTACCACTTATAAGTGCCCCAGTATTCCCTGCTGAAACAGAAGCATCTGCCGCACCATTTTTCACAAGCTCTAAGGTTCTATTCATAGAAGAATCTTTTTTTGTTTTGATAGCAGTTATAGGATCATCTGTCATTTCAATGATCTCTCTCGCATCAACTATTTCTATTTTTTCTTTATTATAACTATATTTTTTTAATTCTTTCTCAATTTCTTCTTTTTTTCCTACTAATATTATTGTAATATCAGTTAACTCTTGCAAGGCTTGAACTGCACCTTTTACTGTTTCTAAAGGAGCATAATCTCCACCCATGGCATCTAATGCAATTTTCATAACTTCTCCTCAATATAATCATCATTAATTAATTTTATTGTTATTAACTATTATATCATATTTTTGAAAATAAAAAAAAGCAAGATTTAACTATCCCGCTTTTTTTTATAAGCTATTACTCTGCTTCTGTAGCTAGAACTTGCTTTCCGTTGTAATCTCCACATGCAAGACAAATTCTGTGAGGTCTTCTTGGAGCTCCACACTTATCACAAGTTGCTAATGTAGAACCTTTTAATGCGTGGTGAGATCTTCTCATATTTTTCTTAGCTTTCGAAGTTTTCTTCTTAGGTACTGCCATCTTAGTTTCCCTCCTAATACATTCATATTTTAAAATTTAAAATTTTATGTCTAATAATTGCTGCCACCTAGGGTCGACATCATCCTTTAAGTACTTCTCAACTTCAGAAGCGTCCGTACATTCAGGAAGACATGTCTCATATTGTGACAAATCAAGTATTATATATTCTCTTACCAGATTAGATATATTGATTTCGCTGTCAACAGCCTCTTCAAAATGGTTATCACCAAACTCTTCCTCCGGTTTTAGGCTCGATATATATTTAGAATACTCTTTTGGATCTAAATAAAACCCTTTAAAATCCTCTTGGATTAATGGTTCTATCTCCGTTAAACATCTAACACACTCTAACCTCAGTACTGCTCTATAAGAACCTTCAACTATATATTGATCTCCCTCTTTGTAGGCTCTTCCTTTTATTGCTATTCCTTCAGGAATATCTAAAGAATCCATAGTTTGTTCAACATAATCAAAGACAATCTCTGACTCGTTAATTATTTCATTAAGCTTTATTATCAAAGTTATCCTCCTTATAATTACAATACCTTAATATTTTACTAGTTTTTTTAAAGGTTGTCAAGTAATTTTTCTTAACAACCAGTTTTATATTTTACACGTTAAATAAAAACTCCATTAGGTCGCCATCTTTAACAATATATTCTTTTCCTTCTAGTCTTAGCACACCAGCTTCTTGTGCTCCTTTCCAACCAGAATACTTTATAAAATCATCATATGCTACAACTTTTGCTCTGATAAATCCTCTTTCAAAATCTGTATGGATCTCTCCTGCAGCTTTTGGAGCTGTATCCCCTATTTTTATAGTCCAAGCTCTAACTTCTTTAACTCCAGCTGTGAAGTATGTTTGAAGTCCTAAAAGTTTAAATCCTGCTCTTATTAATCTATTTAGTCCAGGCTCTTCTACACCTAAAGATTCTAAAAACTCTTTCTTATCTTCATCTTCCATCTCTTGAAGTTCTGACTCAACTCTTGCTGAAACAACAACAACTTCTGCTCCTAAAGTAGATGCATATTCTTTTACTCTTTCTACAAACTCATTTCCTGTTGCTAAATCGTCTTCTGAAACGTTAGCTGCAAACATCATTGGTTTTTGAGTTAGTAACTGATATGTTCTCATTAACTCTTGCTCTTCTGCTGTCAATGATAATGTTCTTAACATTTTGTACTCATCTAAGTGAGCTTTACATTTTTCTAAAGCTGGCATTATAGCCATTGCTTCTTTATTTTTAGCTTTGAATAACTTAGATTGTTTCTCTATAGCTTTCTCTACTGTTTCCATATCTGCTAAGATTAACTCTCCGTTGATTATTTCAATATCTCTTATTGGATCAACACTTCCACTAACGTGAATAATGTTCTCATCTTCAAAACATCTTACAACTTGACAAATTGCCGCTGTTGTTCTAATGTTTGAAAGAAATTTATTTCCTAATCCTTCACCTTTAGCTGCTCCTTCAACAAGTCCAGCTATATCTACGAATTCTACTGTTGCATTTTGAACTCTTTGAGGATTGATTATTTTTGATAACTCATCTAGTCTTGGATCTGGAACAGTAACCATTCCTACGTTAGGTTCTATCGTACAAAATGGATAGTTTGCTGCTTCCGCTGCTCCTGCTTTTGTTATTGCATTAAAAAGTGTTGACTTTCCAACATTTGGAAGTCCTACAATTCCTATACCTATCATTAGAGATTCCTCCTGAAATTTTATTTTACTTTAGATTTTATCATATATAAAAACTTTTGTAAATAAAAAAACCCTCACTTTAGAAAGTGAAGGTTTTGTATTTTATATTGTTTCTTTAACTACTGAGTCTTTTACAGTCTTTTTTAATCTTACCTTTGGTTCTCTAGGTAATCCAAATCTTGGAATAAATCTATCTAGTCCAGTCAATGTAGCTATTAAAATTGTTGATACAGCAATCATTGCTAAGAAGTTGTATCTTATTATGTCAATAGCCCTAAATGTATATAGAGGATATACCGCTTGGATAATACCTAAATAGAAACCTATATACACATGCCATGGAATAAGTTGTGATCCAAAAACTCCTAAAGCATCACTGAACGTTGCATTTCTAAGTCTTAATACTTCTATGTCTTCAGGTGAACCTTCTACATTTTTCTCTACAATCTCTCTTATGATAGGTCCTATAGTAACTATTTGAGCCATCTCATCAGCTAATCCTGCATTTCCTAATATTGATAACATTCCATTACAAAACATAAGTTGTCTTACATTTCTAGAAATTCTAACAACTATATTTGATAGTGGTCTAAATGCATCCATCAGTTTCATAATTCCACCAAAAGCTGCTACCCACATCATCATAACAATAACCCATGAACCTGCTCCTGCAAATCCAGACATAACCATATTTAAAAATTCTGAAGTATCTGTTACAGTTCCTGCTACAAGACCTAATCCATATGCTGAGAATATTCCTATAAACAGACAAAGTAATGTCGTTAACCCTCTAAATGCTGCTATTAAAACAAGAATTAAAGGAACAATCATGTATGTTGGAACTCCATTTTTTACTTGATTTAACAGAGTTACAGCAGACTCTCTTTTTTCTGCTAAAACTGCCCAAACACCCTCTGGTATTTGCGTTATTGCTGTTGCTGCATCCCCTGTTGTAGTAGGTAAATCCATAACTATTCCAGCTACATAAAATGCTACAATTCCTAATACCAATACTAATAAAGACCAAAACCCTTGATGTCTTATTCTTTTTAAAACCTCTACCTTTTGAATTCCAGAACTTACTATTGTCGTATCTGAAATAAGCCCTATATTATCTCCAAAACATGCTCCTCCAGCTATAGCTCCAACCGTTAGATCGATATTTCCACCTACGATATGATTTAGCCATAAAAATATCGGTGCACATGCTGCAAATGTTCCCCAACTAGTTCCTGTTGCAATTGATAGAACCGATGTAACAACTATTCCTACCACCGCTACTGTTCTTCCTGTCAGACCAACATTTAATGCTAAGTTAATTATCGAAGCTCCTACACCTGTTGCCATAAATACCTCAGCCATAGCATAAGCTACCATAAGAATAAAGAAAGCAATCTGCATCTCTTTAGCATTATTTATAACCGCATCCATAATATCATTTATTTTCTTTTTTTCTATAACCACCGCTACTAAAGCTGCATATATTGTTGCTAGTGGTGCAGCTATTAAAGCATCATAACCCATAAACATCAGCATTGCTAACACTGCTACTGGACTTAATTTTAATAATTCTGAAATTCTGTTCATTCCTAAAACCTCCATTTTTTTATATTTTAGCTTCATCGAAATTTTAGGTAAAAAAAACTACCGTATAAAAATACGGTAGTTAATCTGCAATTATATTACAAATTTTGGATAGCACAACACTAGAAACCTCTTTCTAATGACAGTCATATAGATATTCTCTATATGCCCAACAAGAATCTTGACTCAATCCCTGTTTCGGCAAACTCCCCTTTCATTTAAGTTCAACGTTTTGTCTAACTCACCTAAATTACTCTTGTTATTTGCAACCTCTACCTAAATATTATTTTTTCGAAACTTGTGTTATGATAACATTATTATTTTCAAATGTCAATTATTTTTTTATAAGAGAAACCCCGTTCATTTCAGCAGGTTTATCTATATTTAAAATTTCTAACATTGTTGGAGCTATATCAGCTAACTTTCCTTTATTTAATTCTCCGTGGAAATTATTAGATACATAGATTAATGGTACATCGTAAATTGTATGAGCTGTGAATGCTCCTTGAGTTTCTGGGTCTTCCATCTTCTCAGCGTTTCCATGATCTGCAGTTATAAGAACTGTTCCATCTAATTCTAAAACTTTATCCACAATTTGTGCCATTCCACTGTCTACAGCTTTAATCGCTTTAACAGCTGCATCAAATATTCCTGTATGTCCTACCATATCTGCATTTGCAAAGTTCATTATGATAACATCATACTTATCCTCATTTAATGCTTCTAATACAGCTTTAGTTAACTCTGGAGCTGACATCTCAGGTTGAAGATCATAAGTTGCAACTTTTGGTGAAGCTACTAATTTTCTTCCCTCTCCTACAAATTCAGCTTCTTTTCCTCCGTTAAAGAAGAAAGTAACATGAGCATACTTTTCAGTTTCAGCTGTTCTTAATTGAGTTAATCCATGAGCCGAAACAACTTCTCCAAATGTGTTGTTGATATCTTTATCCTCATATATAACTTCAGCATCTATAGTTGAGTCATACTGTCTCATACAATAGTATTTTGGAGCTAGATATTTTCTTTC harbors:
- a CDS encoding DUF177 domain-containing protein; translated protein: MIIKLNEIINESEIVFDYVEQTMDSLDIPEGIAIKGRAYKEGDQYIVEGSYRAVLRLECVRCLTEIEPLIQEDFKGFYLDPKEYSKYISSLKPEEEFGDNHFEEAVDSEINISNLVREYIILDLSQYETCLPECTDASEVEKYLKDDVDPRWQQLLDIKF
- the ychF gene encoding redox-regulated ATPase YchF is translated as MIGIGIVGLPNVGKSTLFNAITKAGAAEAANYPFCTIEPNVGMVTVPDPRLDELSKIINPQRVQNATVEFVDIAGLVEGAAKGEGLGNKFLSNIRTTAAICQVVRCFEDENIIHVSGSVDPIRDIEIINGELILADMETVEKAIEKQSKLFKAKNKEAMAIMPALEKCKAHLDEYKMLRTLSLTAEEQELMRTYQLLTQKPMMFAANVSEDDLATGNEFVERVKEYASTLGAEVVVVSARVESELQEMEDEDKKEFLESLGVEEPGLNRLIRAGFKLLGLQTYFTAGVKEVRAWTIKIGDTAPKAAGEIHTDFERGFIRAKVVAYDDFIKYSGWKGAQEAGVLRLEGKEYIVKDGDLMEFLFNV
- a CDS encoding Na+/H+ antiporter NhaC family protein; translation: MNRISELLKLSPVAVLAMLMFMGYDALIAAPLATIYAALVAVVIEKKKINDIMDAVINNAKEMQIAFFILMVAYAMAEVFMATGVGASIINLALNVGLTGRTVAVVGIVVTSVLSIATGTSWGTFAACAPIFLWLNHIVGGNIDLTVGAIAGGACFGDNIGLISDTTIVSSGIQKVEVLKRIRHQGFWSLLVLVLGIVAFYVAGIVMDLPTTTGDAATAITQIPEGVWAVLAEKRESAVTLLNQVKNGVPTYMIVPLILVLIAAFRGLTTLLCLFIGIFSAYGLGLVAGTVTDTSEFLNMVMSGFAGAGSWVIVMMMWVAAFGGIMKLMDAFRPLSNIVVRISRNVRQLMFCNGMLSILGNAGLADEMAQIVTIGPIIREIVEKNVEGSPEDIEVLRLRNATFSDALGVFGSQLIPWHVYIGFYLGIIQAVYPLYTFRAIDIIRYNFLAMIAVSTILIATLTGLDRFIPRFGLPREPKVRLKKTVKDSVVKETI